The Streptomyces avermitilis MA-4680 = NBRC 14893 genome contains a region encoding:
- a CDS encoding DUF4244 domain-containing protein, whose protein sequence is MGRTVRVRVGVLVRRVRAAVHGVRGRAREDAGMVTSEYAMGIIAAVAFAAVLYKVLTSGQVSAELQDIVGRALDVRM, encoded by the coding sequence ATGGGCAGGACAGTACGAGTACGGGTGGGTGTGCTGGTGCGCAGGGTGCGGGCAGCGGTGCATGGCGTACGAGGCAGGGCGCGTGAGGACGCGGGAATGGTCACGTCCGAGTACGCGATGGGGATCATCGCGGCGGTGGCGTTCGCGGCGGTGCTCTACAAGGTGCTGACGAGCGGGCAGGTCAGCGCGGAGTTGCAGGACATCGTGGGGCGGGCGCTCGATGTCCGGATGTGA
- a CDS encoding bifunctional SulP family inorganic anion transporter/carbonic anhydrase, with translation MSACVPTRAADSNRTKRIHQPHSPPPPQPRRFRIAGADWSASIAVFLIALPLSLGIALATGAPLQSGLVAAAVGGLLAGRLGGSPLQVSGPAAGLTVVTAELIHRYGWRTTCAITVLAGVAQLGLGCLRVARTALAVSPAIVHGMLAGIGVTIAVAQLHIVLGGTPQSSVLANLHALPAQLAHLQPAAVSMSALTLALLLAWPRLPGRVGRLLRTIPAALVAVAGATTAASLAALSLPKVDLPSWRSHALASLPEGPVLGIAAAVLTTTLVCSVQSLLGAVAVDKLTAGRPLPNRRSDLDRELLGQGTANIVSGALGGLPVAGVAVRTSANVRAGAVSRNSTMLHGVWVVVAALLMVPILELIPLASLAALVMAVGIQMVSLHHIRTVTRHREVLVYAVTTLGVVLLGVLEGVTLGVAVAVAVALNRLARTRITHDEQEGVHYVQVRGQLTFLAVPRLSRALHLVPHGADAVVELDGSFMDHAAYESLQDWQTAHTAQGGSVEFTGRAGTRISLPAMEAPAAERSTGLGEASACRCRPWTPWRNHQCARPQPAPPGEDPDESAATGPSGHQLARGISAFQRNTAPLVRGELARLAREGQRPSQLFLTCADSRLVTSMITSSGPGDLFVVRNVGNLVPPPGEESGDDSVAAAIEYAVDVLEVRSITVCGHSGCGAMQALLSSDPGSSQTPLKRWLRYGLPSLERMAAEDRARLAGRAAADAVEELCLTNVVQQLAHLRAHESVARALREGALELHGMYFHVGEAQAYLLSEDPAADGVFARVTETARDDMPA, from the coding sequence ATGTCCGCCTGCGTCCCCACCCGCGCCGCCGACTCGAATCGGACGAAGCGCATCCACCAGCCCCACAGCCCCCCGCCGCCCCAGCCCCGGCGCTTCCGCATCGCGGGCGCCGACTGGTCGGCCTCCATCGCGGTCTTCCTGATCGCCCTCCCCCTGTCCCTCGGCATCGCCCTCGCCACCGGCGCGCCACTCCAGTCCGGCCTGGTCGCCGCCGCCGTCGGCGGGCTCCTCGCCGGCCGCCTCGGCGGCTCCCCGCTCCAGGTCAGCGGCCCCGCCGCCGGACTCACCGTCGTCACCGCCGAACTCATCCACCGCTACGGATGGCGCACGACCTGCGCCATCACGGTGCTCGCCGGCGTCGCCCAGCTCGGCCTCGGCTGTCTGCGCGTGGCACGTACGGCGCTCGCGGTCAGCCCCGCGATCGTGCACGGCATGCTCGCCGGGATCGGCGTCACCATCGCCGTCGCCCAGCTGCACATCGTGCTCGGCGGCACCCCGCAGAGCTCCGTTCTCGCAAACCTCCACGCGCTGCCCGCCCAGTTGGCGCACCTACAGCCCGCCGCGGTGTCGATGAGCGCGCTGACACTGGCCCTGCTGCTGGCCTGGCCGCGGCTCCCGGGGCGCGTCGGGCGACTCCTGCGCACGATCCCGGCCGCACTCGTCGCCGTCGCCGGGGCCACCACGGCCGCCTCGCTCGCCGCACTGTCCCTGCCCAAGGTCGACCTGCCGTCCTGGCGCAGCCATGCGCTGGCCTCACTGCCCGAGGGCCCGGTGCTCGGTATTGCCGCCGCCGTGCTCACCACCACGCTGGTGTGCAGCGTGCAGTCGCTGCTCGGCGCCGTCGCCGTGGACAAGCTGACCGCCGGGCGCCCCCTCCCGAACAGGCGCTCCGACCTCGACCGGGAGCTGCTCGGCCAGGGCACCGCCAACATCGTCTCCGGCGCGCTCGGCGGACTTCCCGTGGCGGGCGTGGCCGTACGGACCTCGGCGAATGTGCGAGCCGGTGCCGTCAGTCGGAACTCCACGATGCTGCACGGCGTTTGGGTAGTAGTTGCCGCGCTGCTGATGGTCCCGATCCTCGAGCTGATCCCCCTCGCATCGCTCGCCGCCCTGGTGATGGCCGTCGGCATCCAGATGGTGTCCCTGCACCACATCCGCACGGTCACCCGCCACCGAGAGGTGCTGGTCTACGCCGTCACCACGCTCGGCGTCGTCCTGCTCGGCGTCCTGGAAGGCGTGACGCTGGGGGTCGCCGTGGCCGTCGCCGTCGCTCTGAACCGCCTCGCCCGCACCCGCATCACCCACGACGAACAGGAAGGAGTCCATTACGTACAAGTACGAGGACAGTTGACGTTCCTCGCCGTGCCGCGGCTGAGCCGTGCGCTGCATCTGGTGCCCCATGGGGCGGACGCCGTCGTGGAGTTGGACGGGTCGTTCATGGACCACGCGGCGTACGAGTCGTTGCAGGACTGGCAGACCGCGCACACCGCGCAGGGCGGCTCCGTCGAGTTCACCGGGCGGGCGGGCACCCGTATCTCCCTGCCGGCCATGGAAGCTCCGGCGGCCGAGCGGAGCACCGGGCTCGGGGAGGCCTCCGCCTGCCGCTGCCGCCCCTGGACGCCCTGGCGCAACCACCAGTGCGCGCGCCCGCAGCCAGCGCCACCCGGCGAAGACCCGGATGAGTCGGCCGCGACCGGGCCGAGCGGACATCAACTGGCACGTGGCATCAGTGCGTTCCAGCGCAACACCGCTCCCCTGGTGCGGGGCGAGCTGGCCCGGCTGGCGCGCGAGGGGCAGCGGCCGTCGCAGCTCTTCCTGACCTGCGCCGACTCCCGGCTCGTCACGTCGATGATCACCTCCAGTGGTCCCGGCGACCTCTTCGTCGTGCGCAATGTCGGCAACCTCGTGCCGCCGCCGGGCGAGGAGAGCGGGGACGACTCCGTGGCGGCGGCGATCGAGTACGCGGTCGACGTGCTCGAGGTGCGGTCCATCACGGTGTGCGGGCACTCCGGGTGCGGGGCGATGCAGGCCCTGCTGAGCAGCGATCCCGGTAGCTCACAGACGCCGCTCAAGCGGTGGCTGCGGTACGGGCTGCCGAGCCTGGAGCGGATGGCCGCCGAGGACCGGGCCCGACTCGCCGGGCGCGCGGCGGCCGACGCCGTCGAGGAGCTGTGTCTGACCAACGTGGTGCAGCAGTTGGCGCATCTGCGGGCGCACGAGTCCGTGGCGCGGGCCCTGCGCGAGGGTGCGCTCGAACTGCACGGGATGTACTTCCACGTGGGCGAGGCACAGGCGTACCTCCTGTCGGAGGACCCGGCCGCCGACGGGGTCTTCGCCCGGGTCACCGAGACGGCCCGGGACGACATGCCGGCGTGA
- a CDS encoding TadE family type IV pilus minor pilin, with protein MPGRDGGFVTAEAAVVLPALVLFAMALVWALLAASAQIQCVDAARAGARAAARQDPPDAVTAVARQAAPRGARVTVSREGDMVRVVVVAHPPGPRALTPELGDAAVALAEETVEVDTVGVQP; from the coding sequence ATGCCTGGCCGGGACGGTGGGTTTGTCACGGCGGAGGCCGCGGTCGTCCTGCCCGCTCTGGTGCTCTTCGCGATGGCTCTCGTCTGGGCGCTGCTGGCCGCGTCCGCGCAGATTCAGTGTGTGGACGCGGCGCGAGCGGGGGCGCGAGCGGCGGCGCGGCAGGATCCGCCCGATGCGGTCACGGCGGTGGCCCGGCAGGCGGCGCCACGCGGGGCGAGGGTCACGGTGAGCCGGGAGGGCGACATGGTGCGCGTGGTGGTCGTGGCGCATCCGCCCGGGCCAAGAGCGCTGACTCCCGAACTCGGCGACGCGGCGGTCGCGTTGGCGGAGGAGACCGTGGAGGTGGACACGGTGGGGGTGCAGCCGTGA
- a CDS encoding ATP-binding protein: protein MKIAFVGKGGSGKTTLSSLFIRHLAATAAPVVAVDADINQHLGAALGLDEAEAAGLPAMGERLGLIKDYLRGSNPRIASADTMIKTTPPGEGSRLLRVRESNPVYEACARTVELDGGAVRLMVTGPFTDADLGVACYHSKTGAVELCLNHLVDGPGEYVVVDMTAGSDSFASGMFTRFDITFLVAEPTRKGVSVYRQYKEYARDFGVALKVVGNKVQGQDDLDFLRAEVGEDLLVTVGHSNWVRAMEKGRPPRFELLEDANHRALRTLQSAADATYELRDWESYTRQMVHFHLKNAGNWGNERTGTDLAAQVDPGFVLSEGLVATA from the coding sequence ATGAAAATTGCTTTCGTCGGGAAGGGCGGCAGCGGCAAGACCACGCTGTCCTCCCTGTTCATCCGCCATCTCGCCGCCACCGCGGCGCCCGTCGTCGCCGTCGACGCCGACATCAACCAGCACCTGGGGGCCGCGCTCGGCCTCGACGAGGCCGAGGCCGCCGGGCTGCCCGCCATGGGTGAGCGACTGGGCCTGATCAAGGACTATCTGCGCGGCTCCAACCCGCGTATCGCGTCCGCCGACACGATGATCAAGACCACCCCGCCCGGCGAGGGCTCCCGGCTGCTGCGGGTGCGCGAGAGCAATCCCGTGTACGAGGCATGCGCGCGCACCGTGGAACTCGACGGCGGCGCCGTCCGTTTGATGGTCACCGGCCCCTTCACCGACGCCGACCTCGGGGTCGCCTGCTACCACTCCAAGACGGGAGCGGTGGAGCTGTGCCTGAACCATCTGGTCGACGGCCCGGGTGAATACGTGGTGGTCGACATGACGGCGGGCTCGGACTCCTTCGCGTCCGGCATGTTCACCCGCTTCGACATCACGTTCCTCGTCGCCGAGCCGACCCGGAAGGGAGTCTCCGTCTATCGCCAGTACAAGGAGTACGCCCGTGACTTCGGGGTCGCCCTGAAGGTCGTCGGCAACAAGGTGCAGGGCCAGGACGACCTCGACTTCCTGCGCGCCGAGGTCGGCGAGGACCTGCTCGTGACGGTCGGGCACTCGAACTGGGTGCGCGCCATGGAGAAGGGGCGCCCGCCCCGCTTCGAGCTTCTGGAGGACGCCAACCACCGCGCGCTGCGCACGCTGCAAAGCGCCGCCGACGCCACGTACGAGCTGCGGGACTGGGAGTCCTACACCCGCCAGATGGTGCACTTCCACCTGAAGAACGCCGGCAACTGGGGCAACGAGCGCACCGGGACCGACCTGGCGGCGCAGGTCGACCCCGGTTTCGTGCTCAGCGAGGGTCTCGTGGCTACGGCTTGA
- a CDS encoding HAD family hydrolase: MLGPVENHSLPRTAAFFDLDKTVIAKSSTLTFSKSFYQGGLINRRAVLRTAYAQFVFLAGGADHDQMERMREYLSALCRGWNVRQVKEIVAETLHDLIDPIIYDEAASLIEEHHTAGRDVVIVSTSGAEVVEPIGELLGADRVVATRMIVGDDGCFTGEVEYYAYGPTKAEAIKELAASEGYDLARCYAYSDSATDLPMLESVGHPHAVNPDRALRREAIARQWPILDFHRPVRLKQRLPALSVPPRPALVAAAAIGAAAATAGLVWYTNRRRATAM, from the coding sequence ATGCTCGGGCCCGTGGAAAACCACTCCTTGCCTCGCACAGCAGCCTTCTTTGACCTGGACAAGACGGTCATTGCGAAGTCGAGCACACTCACGTTCAGCAAGTCGTTCTACCAAGGCGGCCTGATCAACCGCAGAGCCGTGTTGCGTACCGCATATGCCCAGTTCGTGTTCCTCGCGGGCGGCGCCGACCACGACCAGATGGAACGGATGCGCGAGTACCTCTCCGCACTGTGCCGCGGCTGGAACGTCCGACAGGTCAAGGAGATCGTCGCCGAGACGCTGCACGACCTGATCGACCCGATCATCTACGACGAGGCCGCGTCCCTCATCGAGGAGCACCACACCGCCGGACGGGACGTCGTGATCGTCTCCACGTCCGGCGCCGAGGTCGTGGAGCCGATCGGCGAACTGCTGGGCGCTGACCGAGTGGTGGCCACCCGCATGATCGTGGGCGACGACGGCTGCTTCACGGGCGAGGTGGAGTACTACGCGTACGGGCCGACGAAGGCCGAGGCGATCAAGGAGCTGGCCGCGTCCGAGGGGTACGACCTCGCACGCTGCTACGCGTACAGCGATTCGGCGACCGACCTCCCGATGCTGGAGTCCGTCGGCCATCCGCACGCCGTGAATCCGGACCGCGCGCTGCGCCGCGAGGCGATCGCCCGGCAGTGGCCCATTCTGGACTTCCACCGGCCGGTCCGGCTGAAGCAGCGGCTGCCCGCACTGTCGGTGCCGCCGCGCCCGGCGCTGGTCGCGGCGGCCGCGATAGGCGCCGCGGCGGCCACCGCCGGCCTTGTCTGGTACACGAACCGGCGGCGCGCGACAGCGATGTGA
- the acs gene encoding acetate--CoA ligase, giving the protein MAWDTTDTLGKGDVVSNESLANLLKEERRFAPPADLAANANVTAEAYEQAKADRLGFWAEQARRLTWATEPTETLDWSNPPFAKWFKDGKLNVAYNCVDRHVEAGHGDRVAIHFEGEPGDSRAITYAELKDEVSKAANALTELGVQKGDRVAVYLPMIPEAVVAMLACARIGAAHSVVFGGFSADAIAARIKDADAKLVITADGGYRRGKPSALKPAVDDAVSRGDGVEKVLVVRRTGQEVAWTEGRDVWWHEITAKQSAEHTPEAFDAEHPLFILYTSGTTGKPKGILHTSGGYLTQTSYTHHAVFDLKPETDVYWCTADIGWVTGHSYITYGPLSNGATQVMYEGTPDTPHQGRFWEIVQKYGVTILYTAPTAIRTFMKWGDDIPAKFDLSSLRVLGSVGEPINPEAWIWYRKHIGGDRTPIVDTWWQTETGAMMISPLPGVTETKPGSAQRPLPGISATVVDDEAREVPNGGGGYLVLTEPWPSMLRTIWGDDQRFLDTYWSRFEGKYFAGDGAKKDEDGDIWLLGRVDDVMLVSGHNISTTEVESALVSHPSVAEAAVVGAADETTGQAIVAFVILRGTANAEDDNLVADLRNHVGTTLGPIAKPKRILPVAELPKTRSGKIMRRLLRDVAENRALGDVTTLTDSSVMDLIQSKLPAAPSED; this is encoded by the coding sequence GTGGCCTGGGACACAACGGACACCCTGGGAAAGGGAGATGTCGTGAGCAACGAAAGCCTGGCCAACCTGCTGAAGGAAGAGCGCAGGTTCGCGCCGCCCGCCGACCTGGCGGCGAACGCCAATGTCACCGCGGAGGCGTATGAGCAGGCCAAGGCTGACAGGCTCGGCTTCTGGGCCGAGCAGGCCCGCCGGCTGACCTGGGCCACCGAGCCGACCGAAACGCTGGACTGGTCGAACCCGCCGTTCGCCAAGTGGTTCAAGGACGGCAAGCTCAATGTCGCGTACAACTGCGTCGACCGCCACGTCGAGGCGGGCCACGGCGACCGCGTCGCGATCCACTTCGAGGGCGAACCCGGCGACAGCCGTGCCATCACCTACGCCGAGCTCAAGGACGAGGTCTCCAAGGCCGCCAACGCCCTGACCGAGCTGGGAGTTCAGAAGGGCGACCGGGTCGCCGTCTACCTCCCGATGATCCCCGAGGCGGTCGTCGCGATGCTCGCGTGCGCCCGCATCGGCGCCGCGCACTCCGTCGTCTTCGGCGGATTCTCGGCCGACGCGATCGCGGCCCGTATCAAGGACGCCGACGCCAAGCTGGTCATCACCGCCGACGGTGGCTACCGGCGCGGCAAGCCCTCCGCGCTCAAGCCCGCCGTCGACGACGCCGTCAGCCGCGGGGACGGGGTCGAGAAGGTGCTCGTCGTGCGGCGTACGGGCCAGGAAGTCGCCTGGACCGAGGGCCGCGACGTCTGGTGGCACGAGATCACGGCCAAGCAGTCCGCCGAACACACGCCCGAGGCCTTCGACGCCGAGCACCCCCTGTTCATCCTCTACACGTCCGGGACCACGGGTAAGCCGAAGGGCATCCTGCACACCTCCGGCGGCTACCTCACCCAGACGTCGTACACCCACCACGCCGTCTTCGACCTCAAGCCGGAGACCGACGTCTACTGGTGCACGGCCGACATCGGCTGGGTGACCGGCCACTCGTACATCACGTACGGGCCGCTCTCGAACGGCGCGACGCAGGTCATGTACGAGGGCACGCCCGACACCCCGCACCAGGGCCGCTTCTGGGAGATCGTCCAGAAGTACGGCGTCACCATCCTCTACACCGCGCCCACCGCGATCCGTACGTTCATGAAGTGGGGCGACGACATCCCCGCGAAGTTCGATCTGTCCTCCCTCCGGGTTCTGGGGTCCGTCGGCGAGCCCATCAACCCCGAGGCGTGGATCTGGTATCGCAAGCACATCGGCGGCGACCGCACGCCGATCGTGGACACCTGGTGGCAGACCGAGACCGGCGCGATGATGATCTCGCCGCTGCCGGGCGTCACCGAGACCAAGCCGGGCTCCGCCCAGCGCCCGCTGCCGGGCATCTCGGCGACGGTGGTGGACGACGAGGCCCGGGAAGTACCCAACGGGGGCGGTGGCTATCTCGTCCTCACCGAACCGTGGCCGTCGATGCTGCGCACCATCTGGGGCGACGACCAGCGGTTCCTCGACACGTACTGGTCGCGCTTCGAGGGCAAGTACTTCGCCGGTGACGGCGCGAAGAAGGACGAGGACGGCGACATCTGGCTGCTCGGCCGCGTCGACGACGTCATGCTCGTGTCCGGGCACAACATCTCGACGACCGAGGTCGAGTCGGCGCTCGTCTCCCACCCGTCGGTCGCCGAGGCGGCCGTGGTCGGTGCCGCCGACGAGACGACCGGGCAGGCCATCGTCGCCTTCGTGATCCTGCGCGGGACGGCGAACGCCGAGGACGACAACCTGGTCGCCGACCTGCGCAACCACGTCGGCACCACGCTCGGCCCGATCGCCAAGCCCAAGCGGATCCTCCCGGTGGCCGAGCTGCCGAAGACCCGCTCCGGCAAGATCATGCGGCGCCTGCTGCGCGACGTCGCCGAGAACCGGGCCCTCGGAGACGTCACCACCCTGACCGATTCCTCGGTGATGGATCTGATCCAGTCCAAGCTCCCGGCGGCGCCGAGCGAGGACTGA
- a CDS encoding TadA family conjugal transfer-associated ATPase: MSGGWDAGAGLDRAAGLDGATGSVFGGGAGGVVGRGAPAGGGSGARDDLSAGLLEGVRQWLAESGAEPTPARVAQALRERGRVLGDAEVLGAAERFRSELVGSGPLEPLLADPSVTDVLVSAPDRVWVDRGGGLELTAVSFPDAAAVRRLAQRLAAVAGRRLDDARPWADARLPDGTRLHAVLEPVAVGSACLSLRVVRPRAFTLAELVAAGTVPPGGDRVLRALLEARLSFLISGGTGSGKTTLLSALLGLVGPGERIVLAEDSAELRPDHPHVVRLEGRPANQEGVGLVTLQELVRQALRMRPDRLVVGEVRGPEVVSLLAALNTGHDGGCGTVHANAAAQVPARLEALGTAAGLDRAALHSQLAAALSVVLHLVRDRAGRRRIAEVHVLERDASGLVVTVPALRWGAETFTYERGWERLRGLLREGGEPL; this comes from the coding sequence ATGAGCGGGGGATGGGACGCGGGGGCCGGCCTGGACCGCGCGGCGGGCCTGGACGGCGCCACGGGGTCGGTTTTCGGTGGGGGCGCGGGAGGCGTCGTCGGACGGGGTGCGCCGGCCGGCGGGGGATCCGGTGCCCGGGACGATCTGAGCGCGGGGCTGCTGGAGGGGGTGCGGCAGTGGCTGGCCGAGAGCGGGGCCGAGCCGACGCCCGCGCGCGTGGCGCAGGCCCTGCGGGAGCGGGGAAGGGTGCTGGGGGACGCCGAAGTCCTCGGCGCGGCCGAGCGGTTTCGCTCGGAACTGGTGGGCAGCGGGCCCCTGGAGCCGCTGCTCGCCGACCCCTCGGTCACCGATGTGCTGGTGTCGGCGCCGGACCGGGTGTGGGTGGACCGAGGCGGCGGGCTGGAGCTGACAGCGGTGTCCTTCCCGGATGCTGCGGCCGTACGACGCCTGGCGCAGCGGCTGGCCGCCGTGGCCGGGCGGCGCCTCGACGACGCCCGGCCGTGGGCCGACGCGAGGCTGCCGGACGGCACCCGCCTGCACGCGGTGCTCGAACCGGTCGCGGTCGGCTCCGCCTGTCTGTCGCTGCGGGTCGTACGGCCACGGGCGTTCACCCTCGCCGAGTTGGTGGCGGCGGGGACGGTGCCGCCCGGCGGGGACCGGGTCCTGCGGGCGCTGCTGGAGGCCAGGCTGTCGTTTTTGATCAGCGGCGGGACGGGATCGGGCAAGACGACCTTGCTGAGTGCGCTCCTTGGCCTGGTCGGGCCGGGGGAGCGGATCGTGCTGGCGGAGGACTCGGCGGAGCTGCGGCCCGACCATCCGCATGTGGTGCGCCTCGAGGGCCGGCCCGCCAACCAGGAGGGCGTCGGGCTGGTGACACTTCAGGAACTCGTGCGCCAGGCCCTGCGGATGAGACCCGACCGGCTCGTCGTCGGAGAGGTGCGCGGTCCCGAGGTCGTGTCCCTGCTGGCCGCGCTGAACACGGGACATGACGGCGGGTGCGGCACCGTCCACGCGAACGCGGCGGCCCAGGTGCCGGCCCGGCTGGAGGCGCTGGGCACGGCCGCCGGCCTGGACCGGGCCGCGCTGCACAGCCAGTTGGCGGCCGCGCTGTCGGTGGTCCTGCATCTTGTGCGCGACCGGGCCGGGCGGCGGCGCATCGCCGAGGTGCATGTGCTGGAGCGGGACGCGTCGGGGCTGGTGGTGACGGTGCCCGCGCTGCGGTGGGGCGCGGAGACGTTCACGTACGAGCGGGGCTGGGAGCGGCTGCGGGGGCTGCTTCGGGAAGGAGGCGAACCGCTGTGA
- a CDS encoding Rv3654c family TadE-like protein, producing the protein MRDRGSASVWVVCAIAGLCVVFGAVLAMSQAVVTRHRAASAADLAALAAADHWADAGGGACAMADRVARAQGGRLVRCAVEGEISDVTATSGRGPFTAEVRARAGPAGPADAVVPPGPAGPVVPVPPGAVSRTSARPGREAMP; encoded by the coding sequence GTGAGGGACCGGGGCTCGGCCAGCGTCTGGGTCGTCTGCGCGATCGCCGGCCTGTGCGTCGTCTTCGGCGCCGTCCTCGCGATGAGCCAGGCGGTGGTGACCCGCCATCGGGCGGCGTCCGCGGCCGACCTGGCGGCGCTCGCGGCCGCGGACCACTGGGCGGACGCCGGCGGGGGGGCGTGCGCCATGGCGGACCGGGTTGCGCGAGCGCAGGGCGGCAGGCTGGTGCGGTGCGCGGTCGAGGGAGAGATCTCGGACGTGACGGCGACGTCGGGGCGAGGGCCTTTCACGGCGGAGGTGAGGGCGAGAGCGGGACCGGCTGGGCCGGCCGACGCGGTGGTGCCGCCCGGTCCGGCAGGACCAGTCGTCCCGGTGCCCCCGGGCGCCGTCTCCCGGACGTCCGCTCGTCCCGGAAGGGAGGCGATGCCTTAG
- the ssd gene encoding septum site-determining protein Ssd, which translates to MAGAITHDHAAAAQGRQGGPLIVTEDVELLDDLLRLCAAAGARPEVHHTVPDGRGTWEAAPLVLVGDDAARRVRGAARRRGVVLVGRDQDDSGVWRRAVEIGADHVLLLPDGEQWLVDRIADVAEGVGRPALTVGVIGGRGGAGASTLACALAVTSARQGRRTLLVDADPLGGGLDVLLGGETAEGLRWPAFAASRGRVGGGALEESLPELHALRVLSWDRGDAVAVPPQAVRAVLAAARRRGGAVVVDLPRRVDEGAAEALAQVDLGVLVVPAELRAIAAAARVASAAGMVLGDLRVAVRGPYAPGLDDREVARLLGLPLLGEVPAEPPVPDGGVPPGGAARGPLARFCAVFWDRALVEAGGV; encoded by the coding sequence ATGGCGGGAGCCATCACCCACGACCACGCGGCCGCCGCCCAGGGGCGGCAGGGCGGACCGCTGATCGTCACCGAGGACGTTGAACTCCTCGACGACCTGCTGCGCCTGTGCGCGGCCGCGGGCGCCAGACCGGAAGTCCACCACACCGTGCCCGACGGCAGGGGCACCTGGGAGGCCGCACCGCTGGTGCTCGTCGGAGACGACGCCGCGCGGCGCGTCCGCGGGGCCGCGCGGCGACGCGGAGTCGTGCTGGTGGGGCGGGATCAGGACGACTCCGGGGTCTGGCGGCGGGCCGTGGAGATCGGCGCGGACCATGTCCTGCTGCTGCCGGATGGCGAGCAATGGCTGGTCGACCGCATCGCCGACGTGGCCGAAGGAGTCGGCCGGCCCGCGCTCACCGTGGGCGTGATCGGCGGTCGCGGCGGGGCCGGCGCGTCCACGCTGGCCTGCGCGCTCGCCGTCACCTCGGCGCGCCAGGGCAGGCGCACCCTGCTCGTGGACGCGGATCCGCTGGGCGGCGGACTCGACGTACTCCTCGGCGGCGAGACAGCCGAAGGGCTGCGCTGGCCGGCGTTCGCCGCCTCCCGTGGCCGGGTCGGCGGCGGCGCCCTGGAGGAGTCCCTGCCCGAACTGCACGCGTTACGGGTGCTGAGCTGGGACCGGGGTGACGCGGTGGCTGTCCCGCCCCAGGCCGTCCGTGCGGTCCTGGCCGCGGCCAGGCGGCGCGGCGGAGCCGTCGTCGTCGACCTCCCGCGCCGCGTCGACGAGGGAGCCGCCGAAGCGCTCGCCCAGGTGGACCTCGGCGTGCTGGTTGTCCCCGCCGAGCTGCGCGCGATCGCGGCGGCGGCACGGGTGGCGTCGGCCGCCGGCATGGTCCTGGGTGATCTGCGGGTCGCGGTACGCGGGCCGTACGCGCCCGGGCTCGACGACCGCGAGGTGGCTCGGCTGCTCGGGCTGCCGCTGCTCGGTGAGGTACCGGCCGAGCCACCGGTGCCGGACGGCGGCGTGCCGCCCGGGGGAGCGGCGCGGGGGCCGCTCGCCCGGTTCTGCGCGGTCTTTTGGGACCGGGCGCTGGTCGAGGCGGGTGGCGTATGA